In one Chitinophaga sancti genomic region, the following are encoded:
- a CDS encoding YqgE/AlgH family protein, whose protein sequence is MVSLSPGVLLIADPFLKDPNFARTVILLCEHQTNKGSFGFVLNKRFDQHLHDLVPDILIPGIPVYYGGPVQIDTIHFIHQQPELIKGGFEIQSGIYWGGEFNQVVKMINAGKLDPNKIRFFIGYSGWSSGQLENELNEKSWILSEINKALVFDEKDENVWRQALKNLGSNFAIMANFPIDPLLN, encoded by the coding sequence ATGGTATCATTGTCGCCTGGTGTATTGCTTATTGCTGATCCATTTCTAAAAGATCCAAATTTTGCCCGCACTGTAATACTACTTTGTGAGCACCAAACTAATAAAGGAAGTTTCGGCTTTGTCCTCAACAAACGTTTCGATCAGCACCTGCACGATCTTGTTCCGGACATTTTGATTCCAGGTATTCCTGTGTATTACGGAGGCCCGGTTCAGATAGATACTATTCACTTCATACATCAGCAGCCTGAACTCATCAAAGGTGGTTTTGAAATCCAGAGTGGTATATACTGGGGTGGCGAATTTAACCAGGTAGTAAAAATGATCAATGCAGGCAAACTTGATCCAAATAAGATCCGGTTTTTCATTGGCTATTCCGGTTGGAGTAGTGGACAGCTTGAAAATGAACTAAATGAAAAAAGCTGGATACTTTCAGAGATTAACAAAGCTCTCGTCTTCGATGAAAAAGATGAAAATGTATGGAGACAGGCTTTAAAGAACCTTGGCAGCAACTTTGCCATCATGGCCAATTTCCCCATAGATCCGCTGCTGAATTAG
- the atpC gene encoding ATP synthase F1 subunit epsilon, translating to MLLEVLTPEKKLYSGEVYGVQLPGIDGSFEVLNNHAPLIAALGKGRMKVLKDKSQNEFYNIEGGFVEVLRNKATVLVEGASAI from the coding sequence ATGTTATTAGAAGTATTAACACCTGAAAAGAAACTGTACTCCGGCGAAGTGTATGGCGTACAGTTGCCAGGCATAGACGGCTCTTTTGAAGTGCTGAACAATCACGCGCCGTTGATCGCCGCATTGGGCAAGGGCAGAATGAAGGTGCTGAAAGATAAGTCACAGAATGAATTCTATAACATAGAAGGAGGTTTTGTGGAAGTATTGAGAAATAAAGCGACTGTGCTTGTAGAAGGCGCATCAGCAATATAA